One window from the genome of Lepeophtheirus salmonis unplaced genomic scaffold, UVic_Lsal_1.4 unplaced_contig_8935_pilon, whole genome shotgun sequence encodes:
- the LOC121131653 gene encoding uncharacterized protein isoform X2, translating to MALDRFILYFPYILLGIGFLLIGIERMFTRIFKADRKVDLFYSLIAKEALENPYEEGEELIEESKDCIEVLYSFRKSNNFFKSYLYRTIVELVVAIFLFALLIVYGVSSLRKGDIVYCNVHGIYYECAGIYPQFYGVVLGTVLFILIGYMLCTSYNLVWLLIPYFGKMSFMMKSLKNFGSTDIHELYYNNRDLALMLDLLAENSGLAPSLRILGLFDKDFRSTIEPINVLVERLSGAGGDLEIRVKFEEAVNARKLMNNSKLIPNILYTVETKPHTKSSAIETFSSATEQSIHPRKLMIDSEGSGSEMQNIQGINYTSVIRDVEPKQAYTICISTIINGKTVARVLQGLKAAEEVEKEIDEKSKINMPEINAFHGR from the exons ATGGCTTTAGATcgttttatactttattttcccTATATATTATTGGGTATAGGATTTTTACTTATTGGAATCGAGAGAATGTTTACTAG AATCTTCAAAGCTGATCGAAAAGTGGATTTGTTCTACTCCTTAATTGCAAAAGAAGCCCTTGAAAACCCATATGAAGAAGGAGAAGAGCTTATTGAAGAATCCAAAGACTGTATTGAGGTTCTTTACTCCTTCCGTAAAAGCAACAATTTCTTCAAATCCTATCTTTATCGCACCATTGTCGAATTAGTTGTTGCTATATTCTTATTTGCTTTGCTCATTGTTTATGGTGTGTCTTCCTTGAGAAAAGGGGATATTGTATACTGTAATGTTCATGGGATTTACTACGAATGTGCTGGCATTTATCCCCAATTTTATGGAGTAGTCCTTGGAACTGTACTCTTTATTCTCATTGGATACATGCTTTGTACGTCTTACAATTTGGTATGGCTTCTAATTCCTTACTTCGGTAAAATGAGTTTCATGATGAAGAGTCTAAAGAACTTTGGAAGTACAGATATCCATGAGCTTTACTATAATAACAGAGATCTTGCTCTGATGTTGGATTTACTTGCTGAGAATTCGGGTTTAGCTCCTTCCTTGAGAATATTGGGTCTATTCGACAAGGACTTCAGAAGCACAATTGAACCAATCAATGTTCTTGTAGAGCGTTTGAGTGGAGCAGGTGGTGATCTAGAGATTAGAGTCAAATTCGAAGAAGCAGTTAACGCgcgaaaattaatgaataattcgaaattgattccaaatattttatatactgttGAAACCAAACCTCATACTAAATCTTCTGCAATTGAAACTTTCTCTTCTGCTACAGAGCAATCAATTCATCCCAGGAAACTCATGATTGATTCTGAAGGAAGTGGATCTGAAATGCAAAATATCCAGGGTATTAACTATACATCCGTTATAAGAGATGTAGAACCTAAACAAGCCTACACCATTTGCATATCCACCATTATTAACGGCAAAACTGTTGCAAGAGTCTTACAAGGTCTAAAAGCTGCAGAAGAAGTTGAAAAGGAGATCGATGAGAAAAGTAAAATTAACATGCCTGAAATCAATGCTTTCCATGGTCGCTAA
- the LOC121131653 gene encoding uncharacterized protein isoform X1 produces the protein MATIFGNALLGKALGHTDAQKAFRPWWDVLEDFLVYGLVMAGLIVAPTAAINSTPLDCTQCFEGTCPDEYVKSDEKAGFQWRWVLKYCTVMALDRFILYFPYILLGIGFLLIGIERMFTRIFKADRKVDLFYSLIAKEALENPYEEGEELIEESKDCIEVLYSFRKSNNFFKSYLYRTIVELVVAIFLFALLIVYGVSSLRKGDIVYCNVHGIYYECAGIYPQFYGVVLGTVLFILIGYMLCTSYNLVWLLIPYFGKMSFMMKSLKNFGSTDIHELYYNNRDLALMLDLLAENSGLAPSLRILGLFDKDFRSTIEPINVLVERLSGAGGDLEIRVKFEEAVNARKLMNNSKLIPNILYTVETKPHTKSSAIETFSSATEQSIHPRKLMIDSEGSGSEMQNIQGINYTSVIRDVEPKQAYTICISTIINGKTVARVLQGLKAAEEVEKEIDEKSKINMPEINAFHGR, from the exons atggcaACAATATTTGGCAATGCCCTTCTTGGTAAAGCATTGGGGCACACTGATGCTCAAAAAGCTTTTCGACCTTGGTGGGATGTTCTTGAGGACTTCCTTGTGTATGGGTTGGTAATGGCAG GACTCATTGTTGCACCTACGGCTGCTATAAATTCGACACCATTAGATTGTACTCAATGCTTTGAGGGTACTTGTCCGGACGAATATGTGAAATCGGATGAGAAAGCGGGGTTTCAGTGGAGATGGGTTCTCAAATATTGTACTGTTATGGCTTTAGATcgttttatactttattttcccTATATATTATTGGGTATAGGATTTTTACTTATTGGAATCGAGAGAATGTTTACTAG AATCTTCAAAGCTGATCGAAAAGTGGATTTGTTCTACTCCTTAATTGCAAAAGAAGCCCTTGAAAACCCATATGAAGAAGGAGAAGAGCTTATTGAAGAATCCAAAGACTGTATTGAGGTTCTTTACTCCTTCCGTAAAAGCAACAATTTCTTCAAATCCTATCTTTATCGCACCATTGTCGAATTAGTTGTTGCTATATTCTTATTTGCTTTGCTCATTGTTTATGGTGTGTCTTCCTTGAGAAAAGGGGATATTGTATACTGTAATGTTCATGGGATTTACTACGAATGTGCTGGCATTTATCCCCAATTTTATGGAGTAGTCCTTGGAACTGTACTCTTTATTCTCATTGGATACATGCTTTGTACGTCTTACAATTTGGTATGGCTTCTAATTCCTTACTTCGGTAAAATGAGTTTCATGATGAAGAGTCTAAAGAACTTTGGAAGTACAGATATCCATGAGCTTTACTATAATAACAGAGATCTTGCTCTGATGTTGGATTTACTTGCTGAGAATTCGGGTTTAGCTCCTTCCTTGAGAATATTGGGTCTATTCGACAAGGACTTCAGAAGCACAATTGAACCAATCAATGTTCTTGTAGAGCGTTTGAGTGGAGCAGGTGGTGATCTAGAGATTAGAGTCAAATTCGAAGAAGCAGTTAACGCgcgaaaattaatgaataattcgaaattgattccaaatattttatatactgttGAAACCAAACCTCATACTAAATCTTCTGCAATTGAAACTTTCTCTTCTGCTACAGAGCAATCAATTCATCCCAGGAAACTCATGATTGATTCTGAAGGAAGTGGATCTGAAATGCAAAATATCCAGGGTATTAACTATACATCCGTTATAAGAGATGTAGAACCTAAACAAGCCTACACCATTTGCATATCCACCATTATTAACGGCAAAACTGTTGCAAGAGTCTTACAAGGTCTAAAAGCTGCAGAAGAAGTTGAAAAGGAGATCGATGAGAAAAGTAAAATTAACATGCCTGAAATCAATGCTTTCCATGGTCGCTAA